The Sinorhizobium fredii genome contains the following window.
CGAGGAGGACGGCATTCCTGCGGTCGGCGCGGATCTCCTTGGCATAGGCGAGCGCCGAGGTGACGTAGCCCGGAAACTGCACGATCGAGGAGGTGGCATTGGCGACGATCGGCGGCAGGCCGCTAAGCGTCATCGCGCCGAAGGTCAGAAACGTGCCGCCGCCGGCAATCGCATTGACGGCACCGGACAGGAAGCCCGCAACAAAAAGCAACAGCGCCTGGAATATCGTCATGGCCGTCCTCGTAAAGCCCGCGACCCGGGATAGCGGCTGGAACAATCGGCCGCAAGTCCGCTCACGGATCGCGGTCTGACCTCAGCCCTCTAGTTCCTCACGCAGCATTTCGAGCTGCAGCCATTCCTCCTCCATGCGCGCCAGCTTCTCCTTCAGCTTTTCGAGCTCGGCGGCGAGCTTGGCGAAGCCTTCCGGATCGCGGGAAAAGAGCGCCGGATCGTGCATCTTCTCTTCGCGTTTGGCGATTTCGGCCTCGGTGCTGGCGATCTCCTTCGGCAGGTTCTCCAGCGCGAATTTCTGCTTGTAGGAGAGCTTGCCCTTGGCCTTCTGCGGTTCGACCGCTTCGGCTGCCGTTTCGCTCGGCTTGGTCTTCTCGGCCTTTTCGGCCCGGCGCCGCTCCTCGATCGCGCCACGGCGCTGCGCCATCATGTCGGAATAGCCGCCGGCATATTCGATCCAGCGGCCGTCCGGCGCCTCCGGATTGGCCGGCGCTATGGTCGAGGTCACGGTGCGGTCGAGGAAATCGCGGTCGTGGCTGACGAGGATCACCGTTCCGGCGAAGCCGGCGACGATTTCCTGCAGCAGGTCGAGCGTCTCGATGTCGAGATCGTTGGTCGGCTCGTCGAGGATCAGCAGGTTGGTGGCGCTCGCCAGGATGCGGGCGAGGATCAGCCGCGCCCTCTCGCCGCCGGAAAGTTCGCTGATCGGCGTGCGCGCCTGTTCCGGCTGGAAGAGGAATTCCTTCATGTAGCCGGTGACGTGGCGCTGCTCGCCGTTGACGAGAAGCGTCTCGCCGCGTCCGTCGGTCAGGTAGTGCGCCAGCGTCTCGTCGAAGTTCAGATCCTCGCGCTTCTGGTCGAGCGTCGCCATCTCCAGATTGGTCCCGAGCTTTACCCTGCCGGAATCCGGCTCGATCTGTCCGGTCAGGAGCTTCAGCAGCGTCGTCTTGCCGGCGCCGTTCGGGCCGACCAGGCCGATGCGGTCGCCGCGATGGACGCGGATCGAAAAGGGCGCGACGATCGTGCGCTCGCTATAGGCCTTGGTGATCTTGTCCGCCTCGATGACCAGCTTGCCGGATTCCCTGGCATCGGCGACGGTCGCCTGGATCGTCCCCTGCGGCCCCTTTTGGCCGCGGTGGCGCGCCCGCATGTCCTGCAGCTCGCCGAGGCGGCGCATGTTGCGCTTGCGCCGCGCCGTGACGCCGTAGCGCAGCCAGTGCTCCTCGCGCTCGATCGCCTTGCCGAGCTTGTGCTGTTCGAGCTCCTCCGCCTCCAGTACCTCGTCGCGCCAGGCTTCGAAATGGGCGAAGCCGCGGTCGAGCCGGCGCGACTGGCCGCGATCGAGCCAGACGGTGGCGGTCGAGACTTTTTCGAGAAAGCGCCGGTCGTGCGAGATCAAGACGAGTGCCGAGCGGCTGCGGCTGAGCTCGTCTTCGAGCCACTCGATCGTCGGCAGGTCGAGATGGTTGGTCGGCTCGTCGAGAAGCAGGATGTCGGGCTCCGGCGCGAGCACACGGGCAAGCGCGGCGCGCCGCGCCTCGCCGCCGGAGAGGCGCTTCGGGTCTTCCTCGCCGGTCAGCCCCAGATGCTGCAACAGGTAAGTGACGCGGTAGTGATCGTCGCCGGGTCCCAGCCCCGCCTCCGCATAGGCCTGCACCGTATCGAAGCCGTCGAAATCCGGCGCCTGGTGCAGATAGCGGATTGTCACCGACGGGTGCCGGAAAACCTCTCCGGACTGCGCCTCGGCGAGGCCCGCGGCGATTTTCATCAGCGTCGACTTGCCGGATCCGTTTCGGCCGACGAGGCAGATGCGGTCGCCGGGCTCGACCTGCAGATTGGCGCCGGCGAGAAGCGGCGTGCCGCCGAAGGTCAGGAAGATGTCGTCAAGCTTGAGGATGGGGGGCGCCAAGGCGTCAGGCTCCGGAAAGATCGTAGGGGCGGGCGAGGACCACGGCCCGGCCGGATTTCAGGAAGAAGCGGACCGGACCTTCCGCGACGTTGGAAATGGTCCGGGACGATCCGAAGGAAAGCGCGAAGCCGTCGAGCGGATAGCGGACGTTTTCGATCGACAGTCCGGAAAGCTCGGTGAATCCGAGGACCGAAAACAGGCTGCCCTTCGGCAGGTCGATCTCACGGGTGCCCGGCATCAGCGGATAGGCCTCCTCCTCGCCCGAGGTCATGAACGCATCGTGGCCCTCTTCCGCAAGCGCCGCGAGTTGCAAGAGATGCAGGAAGGCATGGTCGCTGCGGGTGCCGCCGAGCGCGCCGGCGAAGATCAGCGTGGTCGCACCGCGCGCAAGCGCGGCCTCGACCGCGATCTCGCCATCGGTGGCGTTCTTGGCGGCGGGATAGTTTTCCCGCGGGACTTGGGCGAATGCCGCCAGCAGCGTTTCGTCGGTCGAATCGAAATCGCCGACCCAGAGATCCGGGACGATGCCGAGGGTCTTCGCGTGGCGCATGCCGCCGTCCGCCGCGATGAACCGGCTGCCGGAAAGCTGCGCCGTCAGCCGCTCCGTCAAGCTGAGCGCGCCGCCGAGAAGAATGGTGAAGGTCGATCGGGTCATGGCAGAAGCCCATAGCGCAAAGCGGCAGCGAAGGAAAAGGGTAGAACGCCTCTTCGGGCCGTTTGGCCAACAGGACTGCTTGGATCAACTTCCGCTTTCCTCTGGCAACAGCATGTCGGCATAGAGGCCGGGCGTCGAATCGGGAATCTCCACCGCGCCGACGGCGCGCGCGTAAAATTCGGCCGGGCCGACGCCGCCGATGATCGCATAGGCATAGCCGGCGGCGCGCATGGCGGAGAGGCTCTCGAAGAGCAAAGCCTCGCCGATGCCGCGGCCGCGCAATGTTTTGTCGACGCCCGTCGGACCGAAGAAGCCGAGCGCCGTCACGTCATGGCAGGCAAAGCCGGCAAGCTCGCCCTTGCAGAGCGCGAGATGGATCCGCGTCGGCGTCGAGGAGAAGGCCGCTTCCGCCTCGCCCGCCCAAAGGGTGCCGAAGCGCTCCTCGATCCAGGAGACGACGATCCTGCGCTCGGGCGCCAGGGCGCGCCGAATGGCAACGTCGGGGCCGAGCCGGGACGCGCGATCCTCGGGCAAAGCATAGAGGCGAACGAGCATATCCGGCATGAAATGGCCTCGCTTGGCGAACAAAACGCCGCCGCCGTTGTTTGAATTTCAAAGCCTTGCAGGCTTCGGGCCTCTTAATAGCGCAGGCAGCGCCAAGGGCCAATGCTCCGGCCGAAACTCCGCTTGCCTTGGCTGCCGCCCGAAGCTAAATCTTGGTTGCTCTAACGGGGTGCCTGGAACCGCTCGCGGATTCAATGGCTGAGAGGCTTCGAGCCAACCCGCGGAACCTGATCCGGCTCGTACCGGCGGAGGGATTAGAAGCGATCGGACCGATACGCGCTTTTCCCGTGCAACATCAACAACAGGGAGAAGTGCCCAGATGTCCAGTTCACTCCATCGCAAGATCCTTGGCCGGCTGGCTATCGCCACCGTGGCCATCGCGGCATTTTCCGCGAGCGCCGCAGCTGCCGAAAAGACGCTGACTATCTACACCTATGAGAGCTTCATCACCGAATGGGGTCCTGGCGCCAAGGTCGCCGAAACCTTCGGCAAGACCTGCGACTGCAAGGTGAATTATGTCGGCGTTGCCGACGGCGTCGAGCTCCTGACGCGGTTGAAGCTGGAAGGCGAGGGTTCGAAGGCCGACATCGTTCTCGGCCTCGATACCAACCTCGTCGCCGAGGCCAAGGCCACCGGCTATTTCGCCCCGCACGGCCTCGACACAAAAGGCCTCAAGGTTCCCGGCGATTTTTCCGACGATACCTTCGTGCCCTATGACTTCGGCCACTTCGCCGTGGTCTACGACACCGAGACCCTGAAGAGCCCGCCGAAGAGCCTCAAGGAGCTGGTCGAGGGCGATCCTGCGCAAAAGATCGTCATCGAAGACCCGCGCACCTCGACGCCCGGCCTCGGCCTGCTGCTCTGGGTGAAATCGGTCTATGGCGACAAGGCCGGCGAGGCTTGGGCCAAGCTCAAGGATCGCGTGCTGACGGTGACCCCCGGCTGGTCGGAAGCCTATGGCCTGTTCACCAAGGGCGAGGCACCGATGGTGCTTTCCTACACCACCTCCCCCGCCTATCACATGGTGGCGGAAAACACGGATCGCTATCAGGCAGCAGCCTTCGCCGAGGGTCACTACATCCAGATCGAAGTGGCCGGCGCGACGAAGAACGCCAAGGAGCCGGAACTCGCCCGCCAGTTCCTGGCCTTCATGACCGGTCCGGAATTCCAGTCGATCATTCCGACCACCAACTGGATGATGCCGGTCGGCACCACCAAGGAGCCGCTGCCGGAAGCCTTTGGCAAACTCGTCAATCCCGAAAAGACCTTGCTGCTGCCCTCGGAGGAGGTCGCGGCCAACCGCAAGGCCTGGATCGACGAATGGCTGGCGGCGATGAGCGAGAACTGAGGCCGGCTTGTTCGACAGCACCGAGAGCAGGATGACGATCGCCGCCGCGGCTTTCTGCCTCGGCGGCATCCTGCTTTTTGTCGGCATGGCGGGAATGGCCCTCATCACGCAGACGGGCGAGAGCAACGCCGACGGCCT
Protein-coding sequences here:
- a CDS encoding GNAT family N-acetyltransferase → MPDMLVRLYALPEDRASRLGPDVAIRRALAPERRIVVSWIEERFGTLWAGEAEAAFSSTPTRIHLALCKGELAGFACHDVTALGFFGPTGVDKTLRGRGIGEALLFESLSAMRAAGYAYAIIGGVGPAEFYARAVGAVEIPDSTPGLYADMLLPEESGS
- a CDS encoding thiamine diphosphokinase; this encodes MTRSTFTILLGGALSLTERLTAQLSGSRFIAADGGMRHAKTLGIVPDLWVGDFDSTDETLLAAFAQVPRENYPAAKNATDGEIAVEAALARGATTLIFAGALGGTRSDHAFLHLLQLAALAEEGHDAFMTSGEEEAYPLMPGTREIDLPKGSLFSVLGFTELSGLSIENVRYPLDGFALSFGSSRTISNVAEGPVRFFLKSGRAVVLARPYDLSGA
- the thiB gene encoding thiamine ABC transporter substrate binding subunit; the encoded protein is MSSSLHRKILGRLAIATVAIAAFSASAAAAEKTLTIYTYESFITEWGPGAKVAETFGKTCDCKVNYVGVADGVELLTRLKLEGEGSKADIVLGLDTNLVAEAKATGYFAPHGLDTKGLKVPGDFSDDTFVPYDFGHFAVVYDTETLKSPPKSLKELVEGDPAQKIVIEDPRTSTPGLGLLLWVKSVYGDKAGEAWAKLKDRVLTVTPGWSEAYGLFTKGEAPMVLSYTTSPAYHMVAENTDRYQAAAFAEGHYIQIEVAGATKNAKEPELARQFLAFMTGPEFQSIIPTTNWMMPVGTTKEPLPEAFGKLVNPEKTLLLPSEEVAANRKAWIDEWLAAMSEN
- a CDS encoding ABC-F family ATP-binding cassette domain-containing protein yields the protein MAPPILKLDDIFLTFGGTPLLAGANLQVEPGDRICLVGRNGSGKSTLMKIAAGLAEAQSGEVFRHPSVTIRYLHQAPDFDGFDTVQAYAEAGLGPGDDHYRVTYLLQHLGLTGEEDPKRLSGGEARRAALARVLAPEPDILLLDEPTNHLDLPTIEWLEDELSRSRSALVLISHDRRFLEKVSTATVWLDRGQSRRLDRGFAHFEAWRDEVLEAEELEQHKLGKAIEREEHWLRYGVTARRKRNMRRLGELQDMRARHRGQKGPQGTIQATVADARESGKLVIEADKITKAYSERTIVAPFSIRVHRGDRIGLVGPNGAGKTTLLKLLTGQIEPDSGRVKLGTNLEMATLDQKREDLNFDETLAHYLTDGRGETLLVNGEQRHVTGYMKEFLFQPEQARTPISELSGGERARLILARILASATNLLILDEPTNDLDIETLDLLQEIVAGFAGTVILVSHDRDFLDRTVTSTIAPANPEAPDGRWIEYAGGYSDMMAQRRGAIEERRRAEKAEKTKPSETAAEAVEPQKAKGKLSYKQKFALENLPKEIASTEAEIAKREEKMHDPALFSRDPEGFAKLAAELEKLKEKLARMEEEWLQLEMLREELEG